ACGATGGGACGATTTTGGCGCATGCCGTCGCCGACCAAGCTCGCCGTTTTGCCCGGATCGACGGCATCGTCGGGATCGCAGTGAACACGGCGTTTCATAGACGCGAAACCTTATCTGCCTCCGAGCGCACCGACGCCATTCGCATGACACGTACGGGGCTGGATCCTGGCCAGCTACTCCTCTCACATGTCGGCACGCTCTCGGACGCCGCCCTTGATGAGACCGCGTCTTGTCAGGCCGCGGGTGCCGACGCGGTGATCGGAAGCCTGGTAGATTGGCAGAAGGGACATGAAGGGCATTCGGTCGATGAGCGGATTGAGACACTGGTCGATCTTGTGGATCGACTGCCCCTTCCCGTCATCATCGCCTTCGACTGCGGGGAACGCCGCGGCTCTGCCGCCATCGAAGAAATCGCCCATCTCGCCCGGCATTGCGGCAACGTCCTCGGCTTCACCATGGGTGCGGACGACGACGTCATGCAATATGATCAAGATTATTACGCCCTGAAATCCATCAGCCGACCGCTTGCCTGCCTGCCGGCCTCCACGGGCACGTTGTTCCACAATCTCAACACAGGCGCTGATGGCGTGTTGTCGCCCTTCGCGCTAATGGCACCGCATGAGGTGGCCGCCCTCTACCAAGCTTCACGGACTGGCCGGTTTCTTGATGCGCAAGCGCTCCACAACCGGCTCTCACCCCTCATCGGGCTACTGTCCGGCCACGACCAGATGACCCAAGAGGGGATCTGTCGCGCCGTCGCCCATCACCGCGGCCTGCTCGCATCCACGAACGTGCGCGGCAACGCTGACCCGCTTTGTTCCCAGCTGTTGCGGCGGATACATCAGGTCGTCGACGAGACCGGCCTCAAACCCATCAGCTGGGTCTGAACCCTCGCGGCAGACAGCCCTCCTAACGCTCAATGCCTCGCGAATTGTCCTTACCAAGCTCTGGCGCGCGATCCAGCTGGCGGATTTGTGCGCGCATCTGACCGAGAACCGGGATGGCCTGCGCGACCACATTGACGCGGGTCTGAACAAGTTCTCGCTCCGCGGCAGACCGTGCCGTCAGCGCCGGGTCCTGCGCGATGCCGTTCCGGATCGCGTCACTGCCTTCGCCGTAGCGTTCGGTAAGGGCCCGTCGGAACCGCACGACCTCCTGAACCGACGCCTTATCCGTCAGCAGCAGGCGCGTCCGGTCTTCCTTCTCGGCGCCTGACGGCATCCTGTGCACCTGAGCCATTTGATCGAGAAACACTCCGGTCTCCCGCGACAGGTCTGGCAGCGGTTTCCGCATGGCAATACGCTGTGCTTCATGCTGCTCTTTGCGCCGCTCCTTGATCCTGTCCAGCACTGCCAAATGAGCATCCATCTGCCGGGCCATCATCGGCACCTGCTCGAGTGCTGAGCGACGGTCCCCGTTGGCGATCCCGAGACGAGTCGTGCCGCGTAGGTCGCCAAAATTTGACGGCGACCGTTCGACTTCTGAGATCAACGCTCTGGCGTCCCCGCGCTCACCGTACTGCGCCATCATCCGCTCAATGGCGTGGTCGGGTTCGATATAGATCCGTCCGGCGATGTCTTTCGCCGTCGCCAGGGTCGGCCGAGCGGAAATGTCCTTCGCGGCGTGGGTGCGTATCTCTCGGTCCTCCAATGGCGGCAAATCGGGAACGGCATCGATCAGAGGTTTTGCTGTCTGCATGGTAGACCTCACTCGGTTTGATGCCGGATCATTTTCTTGAACTCTCTTCGGCGTGCGATCCGGCCCTTCTGTGAATGCCGCTGCCCGTCCGACATCCCAGGGCCTGCTGCGCTCCGTCAACGGCTGCAACTCGGCGCGTGTTTCTGCCCATTGCGCGGCGAACACCTCGGGCCAGTTATCCCGCGCGAACTGCGTCCAACCGTCCGACAATCCATCCAGAACCGGTGCGTTCTCATTCGGCTGATGAAAGCCGTGGGTAAGGATCGCATTCTTTGGAAAGACCGACCGAAGATCGGCGTTGAATGACCGCAACTCTTCTGCCGACAGCGCGAGGTTGAGCTCATAATGCGCAGAGCGCTCGAACGCCCGCGCCTGTCGACCGCGAATGGTTTCCGAGGCGAGATTGTGAGACAGGCGGTTGACGGAGTGCTGCAGATGCACGGACATTTTGGGCGGCCGGGACGCCGGAAGCACGCGCCGCACCACCTCCTTACGGCCCCCATCCCGATCCGACAATCGGACCTGTTCGCGCTCCGGTGCCGGGTGACGCAGACGATCAAACCGTGCCGCCAGCCTGTCGAGTCGCTCGCGCAGATAGTGAAGATTGGATTTGACGAACTCTGCAATGATCCGCGTGGTCGGGAACCCGCGCCGTTCGGCAAACCCACGCACGACTTCGCGATAGTCGAGCCGGTCGCGATAGAGCGCGGTGGAATCCTGCAAACGGTCGCGGATCATCAGCTCGACCAGCTCACCCTGGCTGCGGAAATCCTCTCGCGCCGCATAGAGCGTGACGTCATCGCGATGCCGGGTCAGCGCCACATAGGACAACTGCGCGTCCATGCTCGGTGACAGATAGACGAAGGCGCGATCAACCGTGTTGCCCTGCTCCTTGTGGATCGTGCGCGCATAGCCGTAGTCGATCTGGTTGTACTCGTTGGCCCGCAGGATGATCGGGTCGGCATGGCCTTCGACCAGAACGGTCAGCCGATTTCTGTCGGCCTCGACCACCTGACCCGTCGAGCCGTTGAAGACACCGAGGCTGCGTTCGTTTTTGAGGAACAGGATCTGATCGCCGACTGCAAACGGTTTTTCGCCACGCTCCGAGGCGAAGATGTGGTCCTCCCCAAGCGCATCTCTCCCCTTCAAGGCTTCGCGTGCGTCAACATTGAGGGCGATCACATCCTTGTTTCGATGCGCCATGACGGTGACGCCGGCCGAAGCCTGATGGTACGGCAACCAGTCCCGAATCAGACTCGCGCGCGCCTCTTCCCGGCTCTCGGCCCAGTCGAGCCTGTCACGGTCCAGATAGGCTGCGACGCCCTCCTGCGTCCTGCCCGATCCGAACGCGATCGCCGCGTCGCGCATCCACGGCTCATGCTGGCGCACGACGCTGTCGAGTTCGCAGTATCCGGTCACATCGACAAAGGCGCGAAAGGCGGCACCGGCCTGAATGGGTTGCAACTGCCGCGCATCGCCGAGCACAATCATCCGCGCACCTGCCTCGTTCAATGTGCGCGTGATGCTCTCCATCTGGCGCGACGACACCATGCCGGCCTCGTCCATCACGAACACGGTCTTCTCAGTCGGCAGCAGATCGCCCTTCGCCCATTGATACTCCCATGAGGCCAGGGTCCGGCTCTCGATGCCCGCCTCCGAGCGCAGATTGTCGGAAGCGATTCCGGCCAATGCGCCACCAACGACCGTATAGCCCTGGTGCTCGAAGGCGATGCGTGTCGCCTCGGTCGCGGTCGACTTGCCCGCACCGGCATAGCCGACAAGGGCCGCCGCCCCTGTCTCGCCAGTCAGGTGCCGCACAACCATTCTTTGCTGATCGGTAAGGTCGAACCCGCGCTTCATCTCGAACACCTTGTAGGCTGTGTCGAGATCAGCGTCGGCAATTGGAGCAGCCATTCTGCGTGCCAAGCCGTCGACATTCTGGACCATCCGATGTTCAAGTTCAACCATCGTGCGCGTCGAGAATAGCGCCTCGCTTGTGGCGTCCCCTGTGAACGGATCGAAGGCGGGGGCCGCGACGGCCACCAGTTCCTCATGCGCCCCAACATGATAAAACAGCGACTGGAACTCGGCTGTGGAGCACTCCGTCCTGTGGATCTCGCGCGCGATGTCATGGCGGGTGAACACCGCCTTCTGCGTGGTGATCTTTGTGAGGATCAGCGTCGGGTCCTCTGCGTAGCGCAGATAGTTTTCCCGCGCCGCGAGCTTCGCCTTCTCCGCCAGTTCCGACACGTCACCACGCGCATCCATATTGTCGGACGCTGTCCCGCGATGCTTACTCGGCACCGCATCAATGCCGAGCGCTTCGAACGAGCGATGATCGACGCGGATGTCAAACCCGTGTTTCGCGAGATGGTGGTTCTGGGTCTCGGCCCAGGCCATGCGCATCTCCCGCAACCGCTCCAGCCCGCCGGCGAACTGTTCATATCGGATTTTGCCATCCTTGCCCCTGAGCGGCACGCCATCATCGCCGAGGACCGGCACGCGCTTGGCCCCAAACCCCGCATCCGTCACCGGTCGCAGCGCCGTCATCAGGTGCACATGCGGATTGTCCTCGATGTCATGATAGGCCCAGTCCGCGGCGATGCCATGCGCCGACAACTCGCGCGCGACGAAGTCCCGCACCAACTCGATGCTCTGTTCCGTACTCAGCTCGACCGGCAGCGCCAGGACGATCTCGCGCATCAACTGCCCGTCTTTGCGCGCCTCTTTGGCTTCAACAGCGTTCCAGAAAAACGCACTTGTCTCTGGCGGCGAATACTGGTCCGCAAATTCCACCAACCACGCTGGCGCGTTCTCTGGCAGTGCGAATTCCGAATGCGCATTGCCGGATTTGCGGGAATAGTCGATCTCTTCGGCGGTCTCATCGCGTTCCATCCTGGCGCAATGCCGATAGGCGGCCGCGGCAACAGCAGACCGTCCGCCCCCCTTGCCGACGATCTGCGCAGAAAGATGGTAGATCGCCACGTCCCGTCTCCTTTCCGGCGCGCATAGGTTCGTCGCGGATCGCTCGCACCCGCTTCAGTCATGCATCTACCGCCAAACCCGACTTTTTGTGCGGCGATGCCAAGCAACGCCCGTCGCTTGCGACGTATAAGTGCGCCGTTGTTCCAAATATTTACCGTAATTATATCGTTTTGTCTATCGTTATATATAGCGCTATGGATTGAGTTGATATACCGTGGAGCCAGCCATCCGCAATTCAGCGCTTAGGAGACCAAGACCCATGGCCAAAAAACCCAAATCCGTGATCGATATCGACAAGGAGATCGCAGCGCTCAAGGCGCAACGCGTTGCCGCCCTGGAAAGCCGTGCGGATCAGATCGGCAAGATCGCCGCCAAAGCCAATCTGACGACACTGGAGATTTCCGACGCGGCCTTGCTCAAGGAGTTTCAGCAGATCGCAGAACGATTTCGCCGCAAGATCGGACCTTCCAATCCTGCGTCAGCTTGAGGCGCAAATCGCAAGGGGAGAACAACGGATGCAACGCGTCAAACACGCAGATCGAAAGCTGCAGACCCGCGTCAAGATCGTCATCGGGGAGGCAGTGGTGCGCGCAGGCGCGTCTCATTTGCCGGTCGAAGAGATCGAAGCGGTGCTGGCCTATTACGTTCAAACAGGTGGGACAGATGCGCTCAGGGCCTTCGTCAAAGATCATGCGAGGCCAGCCAATGTCGGCAGCGCAGCGACCCGCCGAGACGATGTGGAGGTCGAGAGTTTGGACCAGTCCGAGGGCACGCAGCAATGATCTACAAGCCGGACGCCACGCCCTATCGCTGGCTCATCATCGGCACGGTCACTTGCGCCTTGTTCGCGGGCCTCGCCTATTGGGTGTTCTTCATGCAGCTGGCTTATCATACCCCGGATGGTGCGTCGGTTCCGATCCGATGGGACTATGTGAAGGCCTGTCTGAACCCGTTCGACCAGGCCTATTGCCGTCAGATCAAGACGGCGCTCTCACAGGCCTCGGAACGCCAGTTCTATCAGGGGACGACAACATTTGCCGCATTCGTGGCGATGGCGGTCGGGTGTTTGGGATATCTGATCTGGGACTGGGGCCTGCGGGTCAGACCCCTCATCGTCAAAGCGGGGTTGACGGTTGCCGGGCCAAAACAGCTCGCACGGGCCTCCAACAAAGAGATCAAGCGCGACACGCGCGGATTGCATTGGTTTGGCGATTTCACCATCAGCCGGTCGCGCGAAGTGAACCACTTTCTGATCTTCGGCGCGATTGGCGGCGGCAAGACCCAGACCATTCTACCCCTGCTCAGATCGGTCATGGAGCGCGGCGACAAGGTCGTCGTCTTCGATTTCAAGGGCGACTACACCCGCATGGCCTTCTCCAGGCCGAAGGGCGCGAAAGAGCCGCAAGACCCGCTCCTGCTCGCG
This genomic window from Roseovarius sp. M141 contains:
- a CDS encoding dihydrodipicolinate synthase family protein gives rise to the protein MTKLTQSTLEEVVSGLSRGIIVPTLTPFDDDGTILAHAVADQARRFARIDGIVGIAVNTAFHRRETLSASERTDAIRMTRTGLDPGQLLLSHVGTLSDAALDETASCQAAGADAVIGSLVDWQKGHEGHSVDERIETLVDLVDRLPLPVIIAFDCGERRGSAAIEEIAHLARHCGNVLGFTMGADDDVMQYDQDYYALKSISRPLACLPASTGTLFHNLNTGADGVLSPFALMAPHEVAALYQASRTGRFLDAQALHNRLSPLIGLLSGHDQMTQEGICRAVAHHRGLLASTNVRGNADPLCSQLLRRIHQVVDETGLKPISWV
- the traA gene encoding Ti-type conjugative transfer relaxase TraA, whose amino-acid sequence is MAIYHLSAQIVGKGGGRSAVAAAAYRHCARMERDETAEEIDYSRKSGNAHSEFALPENAPAWLVEFADQYSPPETSAFFWNAVEAKEARKDGQLMREIVLALPVELSTEQSIELVRDFVARELSAHGIAADWAYHDIEDNPHVHLMTALRPVTDAGFGAKRVPVLGDDGVPLRGKDGKIRYEQFAGGLERLREMRMAWAETQNHHLAKHGFDIRVDHRSFEALGIDAVPSKHRGTASDNMDARGDVSELAEKAKLAARENYLRYAEDPTLILTKITTQKAVFTRHDIAREIHRTECSTAEFQSLFYHVGAHEELVAVAAPAFDPFTGDATSEALFSTRTMVELEHRMVQNVDGLARRMAAPIADADLDTAYKVFEMKRGFDLTDQQRMVVRHLTGETGAAALVGYAGAGKSTATEATRIAFEHQGYTVVGGALAGIASDNLRSEAGIESRTLASWEYQWAKGDLLPTEKTVFVMDEAGMVSSRQMESITRTLNEAGARMIVLGDARQLQPIQAGAAFRAFVDVTGYCELDSVVRQHEPWMRDAAIAFGSGRTQEGVAAYLDRDRLDWAESREEARASLIRDWLPYHQASAGVTVMAHRNKDVIALNVDAREALKGRDALGEDHIFASERGEKPFAVGDQILFLKNERSLGVFNGSTGQVVEADRNRLTVLVEGHADPIILRANEYNQIDYGYARTIHKEQGNTVDRAFVYLSPSMDAQLSYVALTRHRDDVTLYAAREDFRSQGELVELMIRDRLQDSTALYRDRLDYREVVRGFAERRGFPTTRIIAEFVKSNLHYLRERLDRLAARFDRLRHPAPEREQVRLSDRDGGRKEVVRRVLPASRPPKMSVHLQHSVNRLSHNLASETIRGRQARAFERSAHYELNLALSAEELRSFNADLRSVFPKNAILTHGFHQPNENAPVLDGLSDGWTQFARDNWPEVFAAQWAETRAELQPLTERSRPWDVGRAAAFTEGPDRTPKRVQENDPASNRVRSTMQTAKPLIDAVPDLPPLEDREIRTHAAKDISARPTLATAKDIAGRIYIEPDHAIERMMAQYGERGDARALISEVERSPSNFGDLRGTTRLGIANGDRRSALEQVPMMARQMDAHLAVLDRIKERRKEQHEAQRIAMRKPLPDLSRETGVFLDQMAQVHRMPSGAEKEDRTRLLLTDKASVQEVVRFRRALTERYGEGSDAIRNGIAQDPALTARSAAERELVQTRVNVVAQAIPVLGQMRAQIRQLDRAPELGKDNSRGIER
- a CDS encoding TraC family protein is translated as MIDIDKEIAALKAQRVAALESRADQIGKIAAKANLTTLEISDAALLKEFQQIAERFRRKIGPSNPASA